A genomic segment from Streptomyces sp. NBC_00459 encodes:
- the mtrA gene encoding two-component system response regulator MtrA encodes MMSFMKGRVLVVDDDTALAEMLGIVLRGEGFEPSFVADGDKALAAFRESKPDLVLLDLMLPGRDGIEVCRLIRAESGVPIVMLTAKSDTVDVVVGLESGADDYIVKPFKPKELVARIRARLRRSEEPAPEQLAIGDLLIDVAGHSVKREGQSIALTPLEFDLLVALARKPWQVFTREVLLEQVWGYRHAADTRLVNVHVQRLRSKVEKDPERPEIVVTVRGVGYKAGPS; translated from the coding sequence ATGATGTCGTTTATGAAGGGACGAGTCCTTGTCGTCGATGACGACACCGCACTGGCCGAGATGCTCGGCATTGTGTTGCGTGGTGAAGGTTTTGAGCCGTCTTTCGTAGCCGACGGCGACAAGGCGCTGGCCGCTTTCCGTGAGTCCAAGCCCGATCTGGTGCTCCTGGACCTGATGCTTCCCGGCCGGGACGGTATCGAGGTGTGCCGCCTGATCAGGGCGGAGTCCGGGGTGCCGATCGTGATGCTCACGGCCAAGAGCGACACCGTCGATGTCGTCGTGGGTCTGGAGTCGGGGGCCGACGACTACATCGTGAAGCCGTTCAAGCCGAAGGAGCTGGTCGCCCGGATCCGGGCGCGGCTGCGGAGGTCGGAGGAGCCGGCGCCCGAGCAGTTGGCCATAGGTGACCTCCTCATCGATGTCGCCGGTCACTCTGTGAAGCGGGAGGGACAGTCGATCGCGCTGACGCCTCTGGAGTTCGATCTGCTGGTGGCGCTCGCGCGCAAGCCGTGGCAGGTCTTCACGCGTGAGGTGCTTCTGGAACAGGTCTGGGGGTACCGCCATGCGGCGGACACCCGGCTGGTCAACGTGCATGTGCAGCGGCTGCGCTCCAAGGTCGAGAAGGACCCGGAGCGGCCGGAGATCGTGGTGACCGTCCGTGGCGTCGGTTACAAGGCAGGACCGAGCTGA
- the mtrB gene encoding MtrAB system histidine kinase MtrB translates to MSGDSAASPPGRSGGRAERPVGRQKVSRAGSGWRQFFEGGLLQGGVQGSPVLRLFMRWVRRPLLPVMRLWRRNIQLKVVATTLLMSLGVVLLLGFVVIGQVRNGLLDAKVKASQSQAAGGFAAAKQKADMAVSAGGDDGSAADGRPAQNVTQWMSDLVESLSSGGQGAFDVVTLPIGPAGVDGGGGPGPRASGWVDPTASVPEALRKRADGSTLMAQSYTRITYTNGSESQPALIIGKQVDDPNGDAYQLYYLFPLTQEEKSLSLVKGTLATAGLFVVVLLGAIAWLVVRQVVTPVRMAAGIAERLSAGRLQERMKVTGEDDIARLGEAFNKMALNLQLKIQQLEELSRMQRRFVSDVSHELRTPLTTVRMAADVIHDARVDFDPVTARSAELLADQLDRFETLLADLLEISRFDAGAAALEAEPIDLRQVVRRVVSGAEPLAERKGTTVRVVGDQQPVVAEADARRVERVLRNLVVNAVEHGEGKDVIVKLAAAGGAVAVAVRDYGVGLKPGEATRVFSRFWRADPARARTTGGTGLGLSIALEDARLHGGWLQAWGEPGGGSQFRLTLPRTADEHLRGSPIPLEPRDSRRHRELNDAGLPYAGGDKLATVPIQTAATEQRPIAPRLAGTTATADPTALPGNGARVVPRPVGGARRDGMAGTESPSSDSVSSDTGPERVDEQGEAFRGP, encoded by the coding sequence ATGTCCGGGGACAGTGCCGCTTCGCCCCCCGGGCGTTCCGGGGGGCGTGCGGAGCGGCCTGTCGGGCGGCAGAAGGTGAGCAGGGCCGGTTCCGGCTGGCGGCAGTTCTTCGAGGGCGGGCTGCTCCAGGGCGGTGTCCAGGGCAGCCCGGTTCTTCGGCTGTTCATGCGCTGGGTGCGTCGGCCGCTGCTGCCCGTCATGCGGCTGTGGCGACGAAACATCCAGCTCAAGGTCGTCGCCACGACACTGCTGATGTCGCTCGGCGTCGTCCTGCTGCTCGGCTTCGTCGTCATCGGGCAGGTCCGCAACGGCCTGCTGGACGCCAAGGTCAAGGCGTCGCAGAGCCAGGCCGCGGGCGGGTTCGCGGCGGCCAAGCAGAAGGCGGACATGGCGGTCAGCGCAGGTGGGGACGACGGCTCCGCCGCGGACGGTCGCCCCGCGCAGAACGTCACCCAGTGGATGAGCGACCTCGTGGAGTCCCTCTCCAGCGGTGGCCAGGGCGCCTTCGACGTCGTGACGCTCCCGATCGGTCCGGCGGGCGTCGACGGTGGCGGCGGGCCAGGTCCGCGCGCCTCCGGCTGGGTGGACCCGACGGCCAGCGTGCCCGAGGCACTGCGCAAGCGCGCCGACGGCAGCACGCTGATGGCCCAGAGCTACACCCGGATCACCTACACCAACGGCAGTGAGTCGCAGCCCGCGCTGATCATCGGCAAGCAGGTCGACGACCCGAACGGGGACGCCTACCAGCTGTACTACCTCTTCCCGCTCACCCAGGAGGAGAAGTCGCTGAGCCTGGTCAAGGGGACGCTGGCGACCGCCGGGCTGTTCGTCGTCGTACTCCTGGGGGCCATCGCCTGGCTTGTGGTGCGGCAGGTCGTGACGCCTGTGCGGATGGCGGCGGGGATCGCCGAGCGGCTGTCCGCCGGGCGGCTGCAGGAGCGGATGAAGGTCACCGGCGAGGACGACATCGCTCGGCTCGGCGAGGCCTTCAACAAGATGGCGCTGAATCTCCAGCTGAAGATTCAGCAGCTGGAGGAGCTGTCGCGGATGCAGCGACGGTTCGTGTCCGACGTGTCGCACGAGCTGCGGACGCCGCTGACGACCGTACGGATGGCCGCCGATGTCATCCACGACGCGCGCGTGGACTTCGATCCGGTGACCGCGCGGTCGGCCGAACTGCTCGCCGATCAGCTGGACCGGTTCGAGACATTGCTCGCGGACCTGCTGGAGATCAGCCGGTTCGACGCGGGTGCGGCGGCCCTGGAGGCCGAGCCGATAGACCTCAGGCAGGTCGTCCGGCGCGTGGTGAGCGGCGCCGAGCCGCTGGCCGAGCGCAAGGGGACGACGGTACGGGTCGTCGGCGACCAGCAGCCTGTCGTGGCCGAGGCCGACGCGCGGCGCGTGGAGCGGGTGCTGCGCAACCTCGTCGTCAACGCCGTCGAGCACGGCGAGGGCAAGGACGTCATCGTGAAGCTGGCCGCTGCGGGCGGTGCGGTCGCGGTGGCTGTGCGTGACTACGGGGTGGGGCTCAAGCCCGGTGAGGCGACCCGGGTCTTCAGCCGCTTCTGGCGGGCGGACCCGGCACGCGCGCGTACCACCGGCGGTACGGGCCTCGGTCTGTCCATCGCGCTGGAGGACGCACGCCTGCACGGCGGCTGGCTGCAGGCGTGGGGCGAGCCGGGCGGCGGTTCGCAGTTCCGGCTGACGCTGCCGCGCACCGCCGACGAGCACCTGCGGGGCTCACCCATACCGCTGGAGCCCAGGGACTCTCGGCGTCACCGGGAACTCAACGACGCGGGTCTGCCGTACGCCGGCGGCGACAAGCTGGCCACGGTGCCGATACAGACGGCGGCCACGGAACAGCGGCCGATAGCGCCGAGGCTCGCCGGTACGACCGCGACCGCGGACCCCACGGCGCTGCCCGGCAACGGCGCTCGCGTGGTGCCGCGCCCGGTCGGCGGGGCGCGACGGGACGGCATGGCCGGTACGGAGTCGCCGTCCTCGGACAGCGTGTCCTCGGATACCGGGCCAGAGCGTGTGGACGAACAAGGGGAGGCATTTCGTGGGCCCTGA
- a CDS encoding LpqB family beta-propeller domain-containing protein → MGPDRERDGRRRETVRAVVYAACGAVLLAGCASMPDSGDLRGVESTPRQDAQVRVFALPPHENAPPGQIVQGFLEALTSDDPHYETALKYLTARAAKQWRPDVSTTVLDGGPTAVPVRAGSRDDPDDYASALTGSRFATLDSQQSYEPADGQYRETLHLTRDKKSGQWRIDDLPQGTVMGKSDFLRNYTSVNKYYFASNTPTESDGQPVSVADPVYVRKKVDPMTQTVSSLLEGPSRWLGPVVRSSFPTGTALKKGVTSLTPDDQNRLTVPLNDKANRVGSAKCTEMAAQLLYTLQDLTPTGVDEVALQRANGTQLCLLGKEQAETVAARGVVQHPDFQYFIDGKHRLVRVAGDSLEAAADVTPVPGALGEGEKQLRSAAVSRDEDSAAGVSLDGTMLYVGSLVSGGSLGEPVLTSQGAGKADRLTTPSWDGDGDLWVADRNPKKPRLLLLEKGAGEPLEVKTPGLDGRIEAVRVAADGVRIALIVEKDGLRSLYLGRIERDERSAAASGGSPQEGTAASGQAKASATGQKTGEQSVVSVLELHSVTPQLEEVTAMSWAGDSRLVVVGREQGGVQQMGYVQVDGSTPVGSAPAALTGVKGIAAAEDEGLPLVAYSEEDGIVRLLGSKWQKLVKAGSAPVYPG, encoded by the coding sequence GTGGGCCCTGACCGCGAGCGGGACGGTCGGCGGCGGGAAACGGTTCGCGCGGTGGTGTACGCCGCCTGTGGCGCCGTACTGCTGGCCGGATGCGCCTCGATGCCCGACAGCGGGGATCTGCGCGGAGTCGAGTCCACGCCCCGGCAGGACGCCCAGGTCAGGGTCTTCGCCCTGCCGCCCCACGAGAACGCCCCGCCGGGGCAGATCGTTCAGGGTTTTCTGGAGGCGCTGACCAGCGACGATCCGCACTATGAGACCGCGCTCAAGTACCTGACGGCGCGTGCCGCGAAGCAGTGGCGGCCCGACGTGTCGACCACGGTGCTGGACGGCGGGCCCACTGCCGTTCCCGTGCGCGCGGGCAGCCGGGACGACCCGGACGACTACGCGTCCGCACTGACCGGCAGCCGGTTCGCCACCCTGGACTCCCAGCAGTCGTACGAACCCGCCGACGGGCAGTACAGGGAGACGCTGCACCTCACGCGCGACAAGAAGAGCGGGCAGTGGCGCATCGACGACCTGCCGCAGGGCACCGTCATGGGCAAGTCGGACTTCCTGCGCAACTACACGTCCGTCAACAAGTACTACTTCGCGTCGAACACGCCGACGGAGTCGGACGGGCAGCCCGTGTCCGTCGCCGATCCGGTCTATGTCCGCAAGAAGGTCGACCCGATGACGCAGACGGTGAGTTCGCTGCTGGAGGGCCCCTCCCGCTGGCTGGGACCGGTCGTCAGGTCGAGTTTCCCCACCGGTACGGCGCTCAAGAAGGGCGTCACCTCGCTGACCCCCGACGACCAGAACCGGTTGACGGTGCCGCTCAACGACAAGGCGAACCGGGTCGGGTCCGCCAAGTGCACCGAGATGGCCGCGCAGCTTCTCTACACGCTCCAGGACCTGACCCCCACGGGGGTCGACGAGGTCGCACTGCAGCGTGCCAACGGCACCCAGCTGTGTCTCCTCGGCAAGGAACAGGCCGAGACCGTCGCGGCGCGCGGTGTGGTGCAGCACCCCGATTTCCAGTACTTCATCGACGGCAAGCACCGCCTCGTACGGGTGGCCGGAGACAGTCTCGAAGCCGCCGCCGACGTCACCCCGGTGCCGGGCGCGCTCGGCGAGGGGGAGAAGCAACTGCGATCCGCGGCGGTCTCGCGGGACGAGGACAGCGCGGCCGGGGTCTCGCTGGACGGGACCATGCTCTACGTCGGGTCGCTGGTTTCCGGCGGATCGCTCGGTGAGCCCGTTCTGACCAGCCAGGGAGCCGGCAAGGCCGACCGCCTGACCACACCCAGCTGGGACGGCGACGGCGACCTGTGGGTGGCCGACCGCAACCCCAAGAAGCCGCGCCTGCTGCTCCTGGAGAAGGGTGCGGGCGAGCCGCTGGAAGTGAAGACTCCTGGGCTCGACGGGCGCATCGAAGCGGTACGGGTGGCCGCTGACGGGGTGCGGATCGCGCTCATCGTGGAGAAGGACGGCCTGCGGTCCCTTTACCTCGGGCGGATCGAGCGCGACGAGCGGTCGGCGGCGGCCTCGGGCGGGTCGCCCCAGGAGGGGACGGCGGCGTCGGGACAGGCGAAGGCGTCGGCGACAGGGCAGAAGACCGGGGAGCAGTCGGTTGTGTCGGTCCTCGAACTGCACTCGGTGACACCGCAGTTGGAAGAGGTCACCGCCATGTCGTGGGCCGGGGACAGCCGGCTCGTGGTGGTGGGGCGTGAGCAGGGCGGCGTGCAGCAGATGGGGTATGTGCAGGTCGACGGCTCGACTCCGGTGGGGTCGGCGCCGGCCGCGCTGACCGGCGTGAAGGGCATCGCCGCTGCCGAGGACGAGGGGCTGCCGCTGGTGGCCTACTCGGAGGAGGACGGGATCGTGCGGCTGCTCGGGTCCAAGTGGCAGAAGCTGGTCAAGGCGGGGTCGGCCCCGGTGTATCCGGGGTAG
- a CDS encoding ComF family protein: protein MRGWWQDLGDLVLPAECGGCGRPRTVLCPECRAALNGAVPSRVRPVPEPLGLPVVHAAARYEDEVRAVLLAHKERGALALAGPLGTALAGAVRAGLDRAPRGGTGVLLVPVPSARRAVRARGHDPARRIALVAAGELRGSGTPARVLAVLRQRRAVADQAGLNSRQRLDNLAGALSVAAGGGRLLAGAGAVVLVDDLMTTGASLAEAARAVRESVGDGELGEAKGAQRSGEAGNVRGARNAVYSEAGREGREQRCTGATAVGVERRPGASGRVAQGAFGGMICAAVVAATPDSFEINRN from the coding sequence ATGCGGGGGTGGTGGCAGGATCTCGGCGACCTGGTGCTGCCGGCCGAGTGCGGAGGCTGCGGAAGGCCTCGCACGGTGCTCTGCCCGGAGTGCCGTGCCGCTCTGAACGGGGCCGTACCCAGTCGGGTGCGACCGGTGCCGGAGCCGCTCGGGCTGCCGGTGGTGCATGCGGCGGCCCGGTACGAGGACGAGGTGCGTGCGGTGCTCCTCGCGCACAAGGAAAGGGGTGCGCTGGCCCTCGCGGGACCACTCGGAACGGCGCTGGCGGGTGCTGTGCGGGCAGGGCTCGACAGGGCCCCGCGCGGTGGTACGGGCGTGCTGCTCGTGCCTGTGCCGTCCGCGCGCCGGGCTGTGCGGGCCCGGGGTCATGATCCGGCTCGGCGCATCGCGCTCGTCGCCGCGGGTGAGCTGCGCGGGTCCGGTACGCCGGCCCGGGTGCTGGCGGTGCTGCGGCAGCGGCGTGCCGTGGCCGATCAGGCGGGCCTCAACTCCCGGCAGCGGCTGGACAACCTCGCCGGCGCACTGAGCGTCGCCGCCGGGGGCGGGCGGCTGCTGGCCGGGGCGGGTGCGGTCGTCCTGGTCGACGATCTGATGACGACCGGAGCCTCGCTGGCCGAGGCGGCGCGTGCCGTGCGGGAATCGGTCGGGGACGGGGAGTTGGGTGAGGCGAAGGGGGCGCAACGGTCGGGAGAGGCGGGAAACGTGAGAGGAGCGAGAAACGCCGTGTACTCGGAAGCGGGGAGGGAAGGCAGAGAGCAGCGGTGCACGGGAGCCACGGCCGTGGGTGTGGAGCGGAGGCCAGGAGCGTCGGGAAGGGTGGCGCAGGGCGCCTTCGGAGGCATGATCTGCGCAGCCGTGGTCGCGGCGACACCTGATTCCTTCGAAATAAACCGGAACTGA
- the hpf gene encoding ribosome hibernation-promoting factor, HPF/YfiA family, protein MDIVVKGRKTEVPERFRKHVAEKLRLDRIQKLDGKVISLDVEVSKEPNPRQADRSDRVEITLHSRGPVIRAEAAASDPYAALDLAADKLEARLRKQHDKRYTRRGAGRLTAAEVADHVPDAATLNGNGHPVHEEDADGVPVKRIGSLEVKGEGPLIVREKTHVASPMTLDQALYEMELVGHDFYLFVDSETKEPSVVYRRHAYDYGVIHLNTDPMVAHQAHSPAAGGTLGG, encoded by the coding sequence GTGGACATCGTCGTCAAGGGACGCAAGACCGAGGTGCCCGAGCGGTTCCGGAAGCACGTTGCCGAGAAGTTGAGGCTGGACAGGATCCAGAAGCTCGACGGCAAGGTGATCAGCCTCGACGTCGAGGTGTCCAAGGAGCCCAACCCCCGGCAGGCCGACCGCTCCGACCGAGTGGAGATCACCCTCCACTCCCGCGGTCCGGTGATCCGGGCGGAAGCAGCGGCAAGCGACCCGTACGCGGCACTCGACCTCGCGGCGGACAAGCTCGAGGCCCGGCTGCGCAAGCAGCACGACAAGCGTTACACCCGCCGAGGCGCCGGCCGGCTCACAGCCGCCGAGGTCGCCGACCACGTCCCGGACGCGGCAACGCTGAACGGCAATGGTCACCCCGTCCACGAGGAAGACGCGGACGGCGTGCCCGTCAAGAGGATCGGCTCGCTGGAAGTGAAGGGTGAAGGCCCCCTCATCGTCCGCGAGAAGACCCACGTCGCCTCCCCGATGACGCTCGACCAGGCTCTCTACGAGATGGAACTGGTCGGGCACGACTTCTACCTGTTCGTCGACTCCGAGACCAAGGAACCGAGTGTCGTCTACCGGCGACACGCCTACGACTACGGCGTGATCCACCTCAACACGGATCCGATGGTCGCCCATCAGGCGCATTCCCCCGCGGCGGGTGGCACGCTGGGCGGCTGA
- a CDS encoding response regulator transcription factor, which translates to MADSFGPMQVEDADDGVTGMGPDAGTSRKEPIRVLVVDDHALFRRGLEIVLAAEEDIQVVGEAGDGAEAVDKAADLLPDIVLMDVRMPKRGGIEACTSIKEVAPSAKIIMLTISDEEADLYEAIKAGATGYLLKEISTDEVATAIRAVADGQSQISPSMASKLLTEFKSMIQRTDERRLVPAPRLTDRELEVLKLVATGMNNRDIAKELFISENTVKNHVRNILEKLQLHSRMEAVVYAMREKILEIR; encoded by the coding sequence ATGGCGGACAGCTTCGGACCGATGCAGGTCGAGGACGCCGACGACGGCGTCACCGGCATGGGCCCGGACGCGGGCACCTCGCGCAAGGAGCCGATCAGGGTCCTTGTCGTGGACGACCACGCGCTCTTCCGCCGTGGACTGGAGATCGTGCTCGCGGCCGAGGAGGACATCCAGGTCGTCGGCGAGGCGGGGGACGGTGCGGAGGCTGTCGACAAGGCCGCCGACCTGCTGCCCGACATCGTCCTGATGGATGTACGGATGCCGAAGCGCGGGGGGATCGAGGCGTGCACCTCCATCAAGGAGGTCGCGCCCAGCGCCAAGATCATCATGCTGACGATCAGCGATGAGGAAGCCGATCTGTACGAGGCGATCAAGGCGGGTGCGACCGGCTATCTCCTCAAGGAGATCTCCACCGACGAGGTGGCCACGGCCATTCGCGCGGTGGCCGACGGGCAGTCGCAGATCAGTCCCTCGATGGCGTCGAAACTGCTCACGGAATTCAAGTCGATGATCCAGCGGACGGACGAGCGGCGGCTGGTACCCGCGCCGCGGCTCACGGACCGCGAGCTGGAAGTGCTCAAGCTGGTCGCCACCGGGATGAACAACCGGGATATCGCCAAGGAGTTGTTCATCTCCGAGAACACCGTGAAGAACCATGTGCGCAACATCCTGGAGAAGCTGCAGCTGCACTCCAGGATGGAAGCGGTGGTTTACGCGATGCGGGAGAAGATCCTCGAGATCCGGTAA
- a CDS encoding winged helix-turn-helix domain-containing protein produces the protein MTSSPPHTELSADEARRIALRAQGFLGTPDRKAGVRGVLRHLGAVQLDTISVLARSHELIPYARLGAIPRKKIEDAYWNPASTSPHAFEYWSHAACILPVEEWPHFAFRRRAYRSRPHWNHDLPPDVYDQVIKQLRAQGPLTATELGGAKRTSDWWDWSGTKVAVERALMYGEVVCVERRGWKRVYDLAERAIPDTLLHDELDDAECLRRLVRLAGESLGVGTRADIADYHRLKAEQVDTVIADSGLVPVTVEGWAKPAWADPAALVAPARGRHRTTLLSPFDSLIWERARTERIFGFTHRLEAYVPKPKRVYGYFAMPVLAGGHLVGRVDPAREGNTLVARQISLNGPKAVPAAAQALLEAASWVNCTNVRVERVDAPDLRAPLTRELARALT, from the coding sequence ATGACGAGCAGCCCGCCCCACACCGAACTCTCCGCCGACGAAGCCCGCCGTATCGCCCTCCGCGCCCAGGGCTTCCTCGGCACCCCCGACCGCAAAGCAGGAGTCCGTGGCGTCCTCCGCCACCTGGGCGCGGTCCAGCTCGACACGATCTCCGTACTCGCCCGCTCCCACGAACTCATCCCGTACGCCCGCCTGGGCGCCATACCCCGCAAGAAAATCGAAGACGCCTACTGGAACCCCGCGTCGACGAGCCCCCACGCCTTCGAGTACTGGTCGCACGCCGCCTGCATCCTCCCCGTGGAGGAGTGGCCCCACTTCGCCTTCCGCCGCCGCGCCTACCGCTCCCGCCCCCACTGGAACCACGACCTCCCGCCCGATGTCTACGACCAGGTCATCAAGCAGCTCCGCGCACAAGGCCCCCTCACCGCAACGGAGTTGGGCGGAGCGAAACGCACCAGTGACTGGTGGGACTGGTCCGGCACCAAGGTCGCCGTTGAGCGCGCCCTGATGTACGGCGAGGTGGTCTGCGTTGAACGCCGAGGCTGGAAGCGGGTGTACGACCTGGCCGAGCGCGCCATCCCGGACACACTGCTGCACGACGAACTGGACGACGCCGAATGCCTGCGCCGCCTGGTCCGCCTGGCAGGCGAGTCCCTGGGCGTCGGCACCCGCGCGGACATCGCCGACTACCACCGCCTCAAGGCGGAACAGGTCGACACGGTGATCGCGGACTCCGGTCTGGTCCCCGTCACGGTCGAAGGCTGGGCCAAACCGGCCTGGGCCGACCCGGCGGCCCTGGTGGCACCCGCACGAGGCCGCCACCGCACGACCCTGCTCTCGCCCTTCGACTCCCTGATCTGGGAACGGGCACGCACAGAGCGGATCTTCGGTTTCACCCACCGCCTGGAGGCCTACGTCCCCAAGCCGAAGCGTGTGTACGGCTACTTCGCGATGCCGGTCCTCGCCGGCGGCCATCTCGTCGGCAGGGTGGACCCCGCCCGGGAGGGAAACACCCTGGTGGCCCGGCAGATCTCCCTGAACGGCCCGAAGGCGGTCCCGGCTGCGGCCCAGGCCCTCCTGGAGGCCGCAAGCTGGGTGAACTGCACAAACGTACGAGTGGAACGGGTGGACGCCCCGGACCTACGAGCCCCCCTGACGAGGGAACTGGCCCGGGCCCTCACCTGA